Genomic window (bacterium):
GCGCAGCCCAGAGTGTGCTTGAAGTAGGCTTCATCGCCCGTAAACCGTCCGCCGTGCGACGGATAGAAGGCGTGCTCCCGCCGCCAGAAGTCGGGAGTGTCGGTCATAAAGGACGCGGTGTAATCCACGGTGGCAATCACGTTCTTCTTGCCGAAGATGAAGGCGGCCGATCCCGCCGAAGCGGAATATTCAAGCGCATCACCGGGCGCTCCCTGAGACGTGTCGGCGCCGATGCCGAGCGCATACTCCACGAGGCCCGCCTTTACCAATCCGTAGGATACGAACATGCCTTCCGAACCGGCCTTGCAGGCGAACTCCATATCCGCGCAATGAATCGCCGGAGTTGCGCCGATGGCCTCGGCGACCGTCGTGCCGGACGGCTTCACCGCGTAGGGATGAGACTCGGAGCCGATGTAGATCGCTCCGATCTTCACCGGATCAATGCCCGCCCGTACCAGCGCTCGGCGAGAGGCCTCGACGGACATGGTAATCACGTCCTGATCGGGTCCTGGCACGCTCTTCTCGT
Coding sequences:
- a CDS encoding hydroxymethylglutaryl-CoA synthase, with protein sequence MAQRGTVGIVGYGSYIPRFRIKLEEIAKVWGADAEAYRRGLMLYEKSVPGPDQDVITMSVEASRRALVRAGIDPVKIGAIYIGSESHPYAVKPSGTTVAEAIGATPAIHCADMEFACKAGSEGMFVSYGLVKAGLVEYALGIGADTSQGAPGDALEYSASAGSAAFIFGKKNVIATVDYTASFMTDTPDFWRREHAFYPSHGGRFTGDEAYFKHTLGCARMLFEQSGLKPSDFRYCVFHQPNGKFPARVAEMLGFDKKQNETGWLSPWLGNTYSGAS